One window of the Halonatronomonas betaini genome contains the following:
- a CDS encoding ABC transporter permease: MDTLLQMISIPLLLASFRFATPLIFAALGGLFSERSGVINIALEGMMLMGAFAAVYGSAVTRNPWVGVLFAMIAGALMALIHAVVCVTLKADQIVVGTGINIFASGITVFLLQVLFGVAGTSPRVPRLPAFRFLGLIRYNPMTYLAVILVPIVWFIMYKTHWGLRIRSIGEHPSAADTLGINVNRWRFICVMISGVLAGLAGAHLSIGDGSAFVREMSAGRGFIALAAMIFGKWHPVGAFGAAMLFGYAEAVAVRVDFAFIPSELISAIPYVLTLVVLAGFIGRAIPPKAIGEPYNKGEN; the protein is encoded by the coding sequence ATGGATACTTTATTGCAGATGATATCTATTCCTTTATTGTTGGCAAGCTTTAGATTTGCAACACCTCTGATCTTTGCTGCCCTTGGTGGACTGTTTTCTGAAAGGTCAGGTGTAATAAATATAGCCCTTGAAGGCATGATGTTAATGGGGGCATTTGCTGCTGTTTATGGCAGTGCTGTTACCAGAAATCCGTGGGTTGGAGTTTTATTTGCTATGATTGCTGGAGCATTAATGGCTTTAATTCATGCAGTTGTTTGTGTTACATTAAAAGCTGATCAGATAGTTGTAGGTACCGGTATTAATATTTTTGCGTCTGGTATAACTGTCTTTTTGCTTCAGGTTCTTTTTGGAGTTGCTGGTACTTCGCCAAGAGTGCCCAGGTTGCCAGCTTTTAGATTCTTAGGTCTGATCAGGTACAATCCGATGACTTATCTTGCTGTTATTTTGGTCCCAATCGTCTGGTTTATTATGTACAAGACCCACTGGGGTTTAAGAATAAGGTCGATTGGTGAACATCCCAGTGCTGCCGATACTTTAGGTATTAATGTTAACCGCTGGAGATTTATCTGTGTAATGATCAGTGGTGTTTTAGCCGGACTTGCTGGTGCTCATCTTTCTATTGGTGATGGTAGTGCATTTGTAAGAGAGATGTCAGCAGGTAGAGGATTTATTGCTCTAGCAGCAATGATTTTTGGTAAATGGCATCCTGTAGGTGCCTTTGGAGCAGCAATGTTATTTGGTTATGCTGAAGCAGTTGCTGTTCGGGTTGATTTTGCCTTTATTCCATCTGAACTAATTAGTGCTATCCCATATGTTCTGACACTTGTGGTACTGGCAGGATTTATTGGTAGGGCTATTCCACCAAAAGCAATTGGTGAACCATATAACAAAGGTGAAAATTAA
- a CDS encoding ABC transporter permease, which translates to MQDKLKSIAANLGISFFSIVIALIVGSFFILLTEQSPILAYAALFDGAFGNFRAILNTLWRSTPLILTGLAVAIPFKAGLFNIGAEGQLLMGGFTAAVIGFYFTNLPGFIHLPFAVLAGMLAGGIWGGIPGYMKAKLGVHEVIVTIMLNYIAISLTVNYGINYFRETGRQATPRIMETAALLRFNDMPDHAFWGRIPFIDIFAQPGIRLHINFLLAIVGAILCWYLLFKTTAGYEMRATGFNPDGAEYGGISVSKGMVLAMFISGALAGLAGVGEALGTHLSFMAGMDAGHGFTGIAVALLGLTHPIGVIFAGLLFGALAQGGLEMQFAGVPSEIVMIIQALVIFFVASLQIFKKYIVKRKAKEEAE; encoded by the coding sequence ATGCAGGATAAACTGAAATCAATAGCTGCTAATTTAGGTATATCTTTCTTTTCAATAGTAATTGCTCTAATTGTAGGTTCATTTTTTATACTTTTGACTGAGCAATCTCCTATTTTAGCATATGCAGCTTTGTTTGATGGAGCTTTTGGTAATTTTAGAGCTATTTTAAATACTCTATGGAGATCGACTCCATTGATTTTAACTGGACTGGCTGTAGCTATTCCTTTTAAAGCAGGACTTTTTAATATTGGTGCTGAAGGTCAGTTATTGATGGGAGGCTTTACAGCAGCTGTTATAGGTTTTTATTTCACTAATTTACCAGGTTTTATTCATTTACCGTTTGCTGTTCTGGCAGGTATGTTAGCTGGAGGTATCTGGGGTGGAATACCTGGATATATGAAAGCAAAACTTGGTGTTCATGAAGTTATTGTAACAATTATGTTAAATTACATTGCCATCTCTCTAACAGTTAATTATGGAATAAATTATTTTAGAGAGACAGGAAGACAGGCTACTCCAAGAATCATGGAGACAGCAGCTTTACTTAGATTTAATGATATGCCAGATCATGCTTTCTGGGGCAGGATTCCTTTTATTGATATTTTTGCTCAACCTGGTATAAGACTCCATATAAACTTTTTGCTGGCTATTGTAGGTGCAATCTTATGCTGGTATCTCTTATTTAAAACTACAGCTGGTTATGAAATGCGGGCTACTGGTTTTAATCCAGATGGTGCTGAATATGGAGGTATTAGTGTAAGTAAAGGGATGGTTCTTGCTATGTTTATTAGTGGTGCACTTGCCGGTTTAGCTGGTGTTGGTGAAGCTCTAGGTACTCATCTGAGTTTTATGGCTGGTATGGATGCTGGCCACGGATTTACCGGTATTGCTGTTGCCTTACTGGGATTGACCCATCCAATTGGTGTAATTTTTGCAGGACTTTTATTTGGGGCTTTAGCTCAGGGTGGTTTGGAAATGCAGTTTGCCGGGGTCCCTTCTGAAATTGTAATGATAATACAGGCTCTTGTTATATTCTTTGTAGCAAGCCTCCAGATTTTCAAAAAGTATATTGTTAAAAGAAAAGCTAAAGAGGAGGCTGAATAA